One window of Paroedura picta isolate Pp20150507F chromosome 2, Ppicta_v3.0, whole genome shotgun sequence genomic DNA carries:
- the NUP35 gene encoding nucleoporin NUP35 isoform X1, whose amino-acid sequence MRVCFPAARAPQVFADCDVARAPNFGRWAGRSGGGLSQPSHVGAASSAGEPPSMETKPPKVCRFAPAAAVTPVVPGTPRRSTPASVPTAGAEPMTLGSPTSPKPSVGAQFLPGFLMGDLPTPVTPQSRSLGGSAAGIMEMRSPLLAGGSPPQPVVPTHKDKGGAPPVRSIYDEVASPGLGSTPLTSRRPTSFSVTQSPAAGSMPATPGTVSGVFNPASLAQPRKTTMSPAQLDPFYTQGDALTSEDHLDDTWVTVFGFPQGSASYILLQFAQYGNILKHVMSNTGNWMHIHYQSKLQARKALSKDGRIFGESIMIGVKPCIDKSVMENTERSSASSPSSSFTPPMKTLGTPVQPSSAQRISTMRPLATAYKASTSDYQVVSDRLTPRKDESIVSKAMEYMFGW is encoded by the exons ATGCGCGTGTGCTTTCCGGCGGCGCGAGCGCCTCAGGTGTTCGCGGACTGTGACGTCGCTCGGGCTCCGAACTTTGGGAGATGGGCGGGGAGGTCCGGCGGCGGCCTCAGCCAGCCGTCTCACGTGGGTGCGGCGTCGTCCGCGGGCGAGCCTCCCTCCATGGAGACCAAGCCCCCGAAGGTCTGTCGGTTCGCGCCTGCGGCTGCCGTCACACCTGTGGTCCCGGGTACGCCTCGGAGGTCCACCCCCGCCAGTGTTCCGACAGCAG GTGCTGAGCCGATGACGCTTGGTTCCCCTACTTCTCCAAAGCCGAGTGTTGGTGCTCAATTCCTTCCTGGATTTTTGATGGGTGACTTACCGACTCCAGTGACCCCACAGTCTCGATCTTTAGGTGGCTCTGCAGCTGGGATCATGGAAATGAGATCTCCGTTGCTTGCTG GTGGATCTCCTCCACAGCCAGTAGTTCCGACGCACAAAGATAAAGGGGGTGCTCCACCAGTTAGAAGTATATATGATGAAGTAGCTAGCCCAGGTCTTGGATCCACACCCTTAACTTCAAGAAGGCCT ACCAGCTTCTCAGTAACACAGAGTCCAGCGGCTGGATCTATGCCAGCAACCCCTGGCACAG TTTCAGGTGTGTTCAATCCAGCAAGCCTTGCACAACCCAGGAAGACGACAATGTCTCCAGCTCAACTAGATCCATTCTACACCCAAGGGGATGCCTTAACATCAGAGGATCATCTGGATGACACCTGGGTAACTGTGTTTGG ATTTCCTCAAGGATCCGCTTCCTATATTCTGCTACAGTTTGCACAGTATGGAAACATATTGAAGCATGTG ATGTCCAACACAGGGAACTGGATGCATATCCATTACCAGTCGAAATTGCAGGCTCGGAAAGCCTTGAGCAAAGACGGAAGAATTTTTGGTGAATCTATCATGATCGGGGTAAAACCTTGTATCGATAAA AGCGTGATGGAAAATACAGAGAGAAGTTCTgcatcctccccttcttcctccttcacGCCCCCAATGAAAACGTTAGGTACCCCCGTGCAGCCTTCGAGTGCTCAAAGGATTTCTACAATGAGGCCTCTTGCTACAGCCTATAAAGCTTCAACTAGCGACTATCAG GTGGTTTCTGACAGACTGACTCCTCGGAAAGACGAAAGCATTGTGTCCAAAGCTATGGAGTACATGTTTGGCTGGTAG
- the NUP35 gene encoding nucleoporin NUP35 isoform X2, which produces MAAFAMELPLTPSVGAEPMTLGSPTSPKPSVGAQFLPGFLMGDLPTPVTPQSRSLGGSAAGIMEMRSPLLAGGSPPQPVVPTHKDKGGAPPVRSIYDEVASPGLGSTPLTSRRPTSFSVTQSPAAGSMPATPGTVSGVFNPASLAQPRKTTMSPAQLDPFYTQGDALTSEDHLDDTWVTVFGFPQGSASYILLQFAQYGNILKHVMSNTGNWMHIHYQSKLQARKALSKDGRIFGESIMIGVKPCIDKSVMENTERSSASSPSSSFTPPMKTLGTPVQPSSAQRISTMRPLATAYKASTSDYQVVSDRLTPRKDESIVSKAMEYMFGW; this is translated from the exons ATGGCCGCCTTCGCCATGGAGCTGCCGCTAACGCCCTCCGTGG GTGCTGAGCCGATGACGCTTGGTTCCCCTACTTCTCCAAAGCCGAGTGTTGGTGCTCAATTCCTTCCTGGATTTTTGATGGGTGACTTACCGACTCCAGTGACCCCACAGTCTCGATCTTTAGGTGGCTCTGCAGCTGGGATCATGGAAATGAGATCTCCGTTGCTTGCTG GTGGATCTCCTCCACAGCCAGTAGTTCCGACGCACAAAGATAAAGGGGGTGCTCCACCAGTTAGAAGTATATATGATGAAGTAGCTAGCCCAGGTCTTGGATCCACACCCTTAACTTCAAGAAGGCCT ACCAGCTTCTCAGTAACACAGAGTCCAGCGGCTGGATCTATGCCAGCAACCCCTGGCACAG TTTCAGGTGTGTTCAATCCAGCAAGCCTTGCACAACCCAGGAAGACGACAATGTCTCCAGCTCAACTAGATCCATTCTACACCCAAGGGGATGCCTTAACATCAGAGGATCATCTGGATGACACCTGGGTAACTGTGTTTGG ATTTCCTCAAGGATCCGCTTCCTATATTCTGCTACAGTTTGCACAGTATGGAAACATATTGAAGCATGTG ATGTCCAACACAGGGAACTGGATGCATATCCATTACCAGTCGAAATTGCAGGCTCGGAAAGCCTTGAGCAAAGACGGAAGAATTTTTGGTGAATCTATCATGATCGGGGTAAAACCTTGTATCGATAAA AGCGTGATGGAAAATACAGAGAGAAGTTCTgcatcctccccttcttcctccttcacGCCCCCAATGAAAACGTTAGGTACCCCCGTGCAGCCTTCGAGTGCTCAAAGGATTTCTACAATGAGGCCTCTTGCTACAGCCTATAAAGCTTCAACTAGCGACTATCAG GTGGTTTCTGACAGACTGACTCCTCGGAAAGACGAAAGCATTGTGTCCAAAGCTATGGAGTACATGTTTGGCTGGTAG
- the DUSP19 gene encoding dual specificity protein phosphatase 19: MHSLTQEIRSFSKTNLRKQCTRVTTLSGKRIIETWKDARMQVVEAADLNDGDACGYVQDLSLDLQVGVVKPWLLLGSQDAAHDLETMKKYRVTHVLNIAYGVENAFPDAFTYKTIPILDLPETDLLSYFPECFEFIEQVKLKDGVVLVHCNAGVSRAAAIVIGFLMHSEGLGFSQAFSVVKNARPAICPNSGFMEQLHKYQQCNNKANGTLNDI; encoded by the exons atgcactcactcactcaagaAATCAGATCCTTCTCCAAGACCAATTTAAGGAAGCAATGTACCCGAGTCACCACTTTATCAGGGAAGAGAATCATAGAGACGTGGAAGGATGCCCGAATGCAGGTGGTCGAAGCGGCTGATCTGAACGATGGGGATGCTTGCGGTTACGTACAGGACCTGAGCTTGGATCTGCAAGTGGGTGTCGTGAAGCCATGGCTCTTGCTGG GATCCCAGGATGCTGCTCATGACCTGGAGACCATGAAAAAATACAGG GTCACTCATGTTTTAAACATTGCCTACGGAGTTGAAAATGCCTTCCCCGATGCCTTCACTTACAAGACCATTCCTATTCTCGATCTGCCCGAGACTGACCTTTTATCTTATTTCCCAGAATGCTTTGAATTTATTGAGCAAGTCAAGTTGAAG GATGGTGTGGTGCTTGTTCACTGTAACGCAGGAGTTTCCCGTGCTGCAGCCATTGTCATCGGCTTCCTCATGCATTCAGAAGGACTCGGTTTTTCTCAGGCTTTTTCTGTGGTGAAGAACGCGAGACCAGCCATTTGTCCGAATTCTGGGTTTATGGAGCAGCTTCACAAATACCAACAGTGCAATAATAAAGCAAATGGAACCTTAAATGATATTTGA